TGGTGGTTCGGGTTATTCTCAGAAAGAAATACTATGATGCGACTTATAAAATACTTCAATATAAAGGATACTGAAAGTGATGTTAACTTTAGTATATAACAACTCTTTTTAGAACATATTTTGTTCttgaaacatttatttatgtaagGGGCAAATACAATATATCTTTAAGATTATATAATTATGGGATAAACACATCATACATTTCTCAAACTTATAAAAAGAGCCGAGAAAGCTTTCCAGTGAAGCTGTAGATTTGCTTACATTTTTCCTAAGCCAAGTTTGCAATAAACAACGTGCCCTCTAAAAGCTTTGTGTGGTGTAGATATAAAATCGTTTGAATCTGGCCATCCTTATTGGACATACATGGTTCGGAGCAGAGCAAAAAACTTGTACGATAGCTGAAGAagctaaaaagaaaaatcgTTTGAGCTACGATCACGAATATTCTCAGCCTGGCCACCCTTACGTCTGTCATGCTGGCCCTGGTTATATCCAAAAAGATAGTAGCCTTCAGATAGGTTGTTTTCTGTGCCCTCACCATAATAATGACCAGGGCTCGCTTGTAACGAATATCCGCATGAGTCCAGTTCTGATTGTAAGTGGCCAGCGACATACCAGAGCTCTGAAAGATTTAGTGacaaatatgtttatttttatttgctagTGACACAATTCCTTTCAGCGGAAACCTTACAAATACCAACTCACCGCATCAGCCACCATTTATCCGTAGTGACAAATCAAGTAAACCTGGCTCATCGAGCTAGTGAGGAACAGCATCAGCTTTATGATCATGTCCGGCGGAACACCAACTGTCATCTGGAATCCCACAAAGCAAATTACGAACGAGGAAACCATAAAGTTCAGCAGCAGCGGAACTCCGAATATATCGTTGACCACGTCTGCCAGGCGAAGGATCCGCTCGTGGTAGCGAACTGTATTCCTTAGAAATCGGGAATCATCCTGCCACTTTCCAGTAAGCTGGTGGTTCTCCATCGTACTTGAGAGGCAGTCAAAGTGCATTACCAACTGAGTGACCACAGCGACCAGAAGGAGATCCGTGGATATCTGTCCTGCAGCCGCGGTGTACCCTGCAAAGTTCTGGGAAAAAAGCAATGGGTAATAGGACCAGCTGTCTTCCCATTTCCAAGGAATGTACAATCATGGACATAAGTATTTTGACACAGCTGTTAGCTATATTCCAGCGCGTGTATTTTAGTACTCGTAAAAGTTACGGGATCCATTTAACTTTGCAGTAAGAGattctatttaaaactttaagagAGCAAAATATGACACTGATAAGTAAATTAACTTCTTTGCTATGTCACGTGATGTGAGAgatcatgcatttttgggtggacaaaaatattttgacattgcATTCATTTAGTTCTCATTTGTTTCGTGTGCATTAAAAAcagtttattgttatttataactCAGGCTTATTAATCTGTTAGCagctttaatacatttttgtcaattttcctaatttctgtaccgttatttaatgaaaatatgggTAAAACACGGGCGCTAAGCCAAATCCAGCGAAACGAAATAGTAATTAAGTACCACTCAGGTATTTCGGTCCAGAACCTcagcatattttataaagtacccCGACAAACCATTTACTatcaaattaacaaatataaacaGACAAAAGGGCGACCACGCAAGACTTCGCCTAAACAAGATCGTCTAAttctttcaaaatttaaagaaattgaCCTTATTATACCAAATCCAGCTTCCATGGAAGTTCAAAACgattatgatttttaaattagtagAAAAACAGTTGAAAGAAGACTTAAAAAGGCTAACTTTGCTACTTATGTGGCCCGTCAGATACCTTTCATTTCACCTAAAAATGAGTTGAAACGATTAGCCTTTGCCAAATCCTTTTGAGAACAAATGTTGTGGACCGATGAGAGTTCTTTTGAGTACCATggttcaaaaaataaaatttactccagattaccaaaaaatattcgCAAGAAAGTGGTACCTCTCATTCAACGTATACCACATGGTGGCGGCAGTGTCATGTTTTGGGGATGTTTCTGCTTTAACGGTATCGGTTATTTGGTCCCCATCAATGGGACGATGAATTTGCGTATCCTGATTGACCACGAATTTCTTACCGGCGACAGACTTAACAGGCAAGACTTTATCCTGCAGCAGGATAATGTTCCATGCCACAAAGCAAAAATGATAACAACATTTTTCAGGGACTTTGAAGTAAAATCTTTAGATTGGCCACCCAAAAGTCCCGATCTCAAAACGTATGAGGGTCCAAACTTAACAAGAACTTGAGAGGAGACAATTTATTAAGTCGAAGGACTATGGAAGGAAATTTACCTTGAAACGCTTCAAAATTTAGTCAAATCTGCTCCAACACGATTACAAAAGGTAGTAGATGCCAGAGAAGGGATTATTTTTTACTAATTTCTACtcattattaacattttttacaattcagaTTAAATTTCTAACAAATTAGGTTATGTCAAAATACATTTGGCCTCCCACTTtaatgaatttgtatttttagtttataagatgtaatataaaatgtaatatttttgttgttttttattgtcTTATTACActattgttataaataaatttcattgatcttttttggataaataaattaatgtttacAACACAAAatgtgaatttttatttatgtcaaAATACTTATGTTCAAGATTGTACATGAGGTAGGGCAAGGTCTTGCCCACTACGCGAACTTTCAGCCACTTCTCGTAAACCAAAAACTGCATAATGCTGTACAGGTTAAAGGTCCAGATCAGAACGGAGTATAGCGTCGAGTAGGTGAGGCTGATCCTTGAACAGGTTCGCAAG
Above is a genomic segment from Drosophila kikkawai strain 14028-0561.14 chromosome 3R, DkikHiC1v2, whole genome shotgun sequence containing:
- the LOC108080994 gene encoding LOW QUALITY PROTEIN: odorant receptor 85b-like (The sequence of the model RefSeq protein was modified relative to this genomic sequence to represent the inferred CDS: substituted 1 base at 1 genomic stop codon) translates to MKKFLKFANFFYLLVGIEPYTKNLPDDKASLKAHILFLANVINLIFVGLGESIYARSAFKDGKLLEAVTVMSYIGFDIVGMSKMLFIRWKRSAMDEMMRDLEKLYPRGKVQEERYDLPRYLRTCSRISLTYSTLYSVLIWTFNLYSIMQFLVYEKWLKVRVVGKTLPYLMYIPWKWEDSWSYYPLLFSQNFAGYTAAAGQISTDLLLVAVVTQLVMHFDCLSSTMENHQLTGKWQDDSRFLRNTVRYHERILRLADVVNDIFGVPLLLNFMVSSFVICFVGFQMTVGVPPDMIIKLMLFLTSSMSQVYLICHYGXMVADASSGMSLATYNQNWTHADIRYKRALVIIMVRAQKTTYLKATIFLDITRASMTDLLQLSYKFFALLRTMYVQ